From Candidatus Binataceae bacterium:
ATCCGACCACCGACCAGGGGCTGCAAGCGCTGGTCGCACCGCCGGTCCAGCAGGGGATGACGGACAGCGGCACTGCTAGCTCCAGCAGTTACGAGGATGGTGGCTACGTCCAGAAGGTACCGCTCGATCCTTGGGGCAACCCGTATTTCTACCAAAGCGATGGCAACTCCTACACCCTCAAATCCTTTGGGGCGGACGGAGCCGAAGGCGGGGTGGGCAAAAATGCCGACATCGATGCCAGTCAGTTCTAGTGTGCCGCCGCGTCAAGAACCCATGCATTCCACTACCGGATTGCCATCGTGAGCGAAGCGAAGCGGAGGCCGACGAAGGCGGACTCTCTCGGCGAGCTGTCCAGGCCTTGAGAGACAACACGTGGACCACCCAGGGCTCTGTTTTTGGTAACTTTATGAGACGCCGCCCAGCCGGTGCTGTTCGATTCAATCACCGCATGGACGCATCGAGTTTGCGCCTATATAGACCTTGAGCCAGGTGAAGAGCGCCCTGTCACTGCCCACTAACCCTTCCATCCAAAACGTCGGCTCGCCACGAGCATGGGCTAAACGCGGGTTCACTCTGTTCGAAATCGCGGTGGTGCTCTTCATCATCGCGTTGATGGCGCTGCTGGTGATGCCCAGTGTAGGCCGCTTCCAGATGTCGCGGCTCAAGGAAGAGGCCCGCCGTCTGGCCGGCCGCTCCCAATTCCTCTTCGATCAGGCTGCCACTCAGAAGCTAGTGCTACGGCTGACTTTCAACCTTGATGCCAACACTTACTCGGTGACTCGCCTGGACCCCCATTCGCCCAATCCGACCTTTGTCCCCGACCTCGATCCCGGCATGGGACCGGTGCAGTTGCCCAAGAACGTGCGCATGCGCGACGTCACGGTACAGGATATCGGTACGGTGAGCCGCGGAACCATCGCGTGTAACTACTATCCCGAGGGTTATGTCGACGCGACCATCGTTCATCTAGCCGACCCCGCAGGCCGGGTATACACCCTAGTCTTCGCGCCGCTGACCGGCAAAGTCGCAATCAACCTGGGTGACGGCATGCCCGGTCAAGTGAGAAAACCGTCGTGAGTTCGATCGCAGACCACCTATGGCGTAACCGGCGCGGCTTCACCTTGATCGAGGTGATGGTTTCGCTGGCCGTCGTTGCCGTCGGGTTGGTGGCGATGCTCGGCTTACAGCATCAGACCTTGCAGAGCGTTATTCGAGCTAATCAACTGACCACCGCCGCCTTGCTGGCCCAGGAGATGATGACTCAGGCTGAGTTGCAGGTATTTCCGCCACTGGGCAACACCAGCGGTGATTTCCGCACTCTCAATCAAGGTCAATATCCCAATTACAAATGGACCGAATCGGTGGTACCCTCGGCGGTCTTTCCCGACGTGCGCACAGTCCACATCGTAATCTATTTCGGCAATCACTTCTCGCGTCATTTCGATGTTACCGAGATGCTGCGAAATCCGCTCCCCATGCAGGCCGCGCAATGAGCCGACAGCCACACGCTTGCCATGGCTTTACGCTGTTGGAGCTGATGCTGGCATTGGCCCTGGTCGCGGTGCTCCTGACCTTGCTGTTCGGCGCCTTTCACGCCGTGGCCCAAAGCAAGGCGCAGGCCGAGGCTCGGCTTACCGCCGACGAGGAGGGACGCGCCCTGATGTGGACGCTGGCGCGCGAGTTGAGAGGCGCGGTTTACACTCCGATGATTCCCAGCCACATCCTGCTTCTCGGGCAGGCCAACAAACAAGGTGGACTGCCACTGGACAACTTGACCGTATCCACCATTAGCCCCGGCCATCGGCAAGCACTGAGCGCCTTCAGCGCCGAGACCTTGGTAACCTACAGTACCGTGCCCAACCCGCAGCATCGTGGATGGAACGAATTGGTACGCAGCCAGCAAAGCGCGCTGCTCCTGGGCAATTCGGTCGCCACGCCGCCGGGGGTGGTGCTGGCCGACAATGTGCTGAGTCTGCATTTTCGCTATTACAACGGTAGCAGCTGGCTAGAGAGTTGGGATTCGACCACAGCGCCACCGGGACAGTTTTTGCCACAGGCGGTAGAGATCGACCTGGAACTGGCAACCGGGAGCAGACCGAGCCATTTGTCGACCATGGTATCGCTGCCGATGGCAATAATTCAGCGCTGACCAACCATGGCAACTATCAGGCAAACCGGTCGAGCAGGGAGGCCGATGGATTCTCTTCGGGCATTGTTCGCGCTGGTGCTCTCGGCCCTGCGAAAAGAGCGTCACCTTCCCGCAATTCTCAGGCGGCCACGGCAGGTAGTGCGGGAATCGACGCTTTGCCCGGAGGCCCAGCGCGATGGTCAGCGCGGGGTTGCACTGCTGACCACGTTGTTTGCGATGGTTCTAATTACCGTCATGGTCATGGACTTCGCCGCCACTGCCAGCCATGCCGAGCGCGCTGCGGCCAATCAGGCCAACTCACTGCGGGCCTATTACCTGGCCCGCTCGGCGGTGACAATTGGAATGGCCCTGCTCGTTCAGAACGCGCGCATGGCAATGGCCAGTAACGCGCCCCAAGTCGATAGTTTTCTTTCCTCGTGGGCCCTCCCCTATCCGCCCCTGCCAATCGCGGGTGGGTGGGCTAGCGTGTCGATCGTGGATGACGCGCGGAAGATAGATATCAACCAATTGGTGGGCGCCAATGGTCAAGTTAACCCGCAGTATGCATTGATTGTCGGCACTTTGCTAGATACGGTGGGGGCTCCGCTCAGCCTCCTGCCCGCCCTGATCGACTGGATCGACCCGGACAGCGTTACCACGCCGGGGGGCGCGGAAGCTGATTTTTATATGCAACTAATGCCGCCGTATGCGCCCAGAAACGGCCCGATGCCCACTATCGGCGACTTGAGCATGGTCCGTGGCGTCACCCCGGCGCTGTTCGAGCGGCTGCGTAACTTCATCACTACCGCCCCCACCAGTCAGATCAACATCAATACCGCGCCGCCCCAGGTCCTGATTGCAGCGGCGCCTCAGTTGGCCCAGACCTCCGGCGCCCTGCAAGAGATCATGCAGGTACGCCTGACCCAGCCCTTTACCGATCCAAGCCAGATCAGTCAGCTATCATCTGTGTCGAATATGGCCAGTAATCTGCCCAGCCTGTTCACCGTCCGCAGCGATTACTTTACCATTACCGGACTCGGCAGCTTTGCAGGAGCACGTACCTTCGTTTACGCTACCGTCCGGCGCAATGGCATCGCGCCGGTATTGCTGCTTAATTGGAGCGAAGACTAAATTAAACGCAAGATAGTATGGCGCAACGCATCCTGGCACTAGAACTGGTGGACGAACAGGTGCGGGCGGCAGCAGCCGAACGCGCCTGGAGTAATTTTGCCTACCTAGGCGCCTGGATCGAACCTCGCCTAGAGGGCGAAGAGGACCTGCTCCCTGCCCTGCTACGCGTGCTCGACCACGCCGGGCGTCCCGATATCGTAGTGTCGGCGCTGTCCGGAGAGTTGGTCGCCAAACGCCTGCTAACCTTGCCCTTTCACGACCAACGCCGCTTGGAGCAGGCGGTACCTTTTGCCCTGGAAGAACATTTACCGTTCTCGGTGGAAGACGCGGTGGTGGCATACGCGCCGCTGGCGCGGCGCAACAAGGAAACCCTGGTGCTAGCGGCCTGGGCCCGCAGCGCCGACGTGCGCACTCATTTAGAATTCCTGGCCCGTGCTGGCCTGGACCCAAAGGTAGTGACGCTCAGCGCATTAGCGCTCAGCTTGGTGGTACGCCAAGCGCCCAACGGAGCAACTCCCAGCGCTCATTTACTGGTCAATTTGGATTATGCACGCACATCGATCGCACTGGTGGATGAGGCAGGCATACCACGGGCGCTGCGCATTCTGCCCGAAGGTTTCAAGCAGAGCACCGAGGCCGAGGACGGACGGGGCAACTCAGTAGTCGCGCTGGTCCGGCAAACGGCACTGGCAGAGAGCGCCACTATTACGCCGGTGGACGTGATTTTGAGCGGACCTGCGGCGACGGCCAGCGACGTGCAAGCTTATATGGGCCAGGAATTGGCTCTGCCGGTGCGCAGCGTACAGGAAATCGAGCCACCCCTTCTGCGCGGTCCCGGCGCCGACGGCCCTGCCACCGCGGCGTGCCGTGCCATGTTGTTGGGCGAGTTGCCCACCGATCCGTTGCCGGTAATCAATTTCCGTCGCGGCGAATTTGCTTTTCACGGCCGCACCGGCGATTTGACCCCTTTTTACACCTCGGCTTTGTTGGCCGTGGTTCTGCTTCTGATGGCGGCGCTGGATGTCTCCATCGGCTTGATCAGCGGCTACCGCCAGCTTTCCCATCTAGATCGACAGATCTTGGCGGTAGCCGAACCGGTGCTCCATGGCGTCCCCGCGCCGTCCATCGAACGCACCTTGGCGGCACGCATCGCCCAGTCTCATAAGCGTCTACGCCTACTGGGTGGGAGCGGTAATATTGGCTCGCCGCTGGACACCCTGCTGGCGCTCTCGCGCGTGTTACCCGCGCGGCTGCGGCTGGATATTGACGAATTGACGATCGATGATACCGGCCTGCGGATCACGGGCCGCGCCGATTCCTACGCCACCGTGGACGCGGTCAAGCGGATGCTGACTGAGGCGCCGGTGCTGGACAACGTCCAGGTCACCGACGAACGGCCCGGCGAGAATTCCAAGATCGATTTCCACCTAACCGCGACCATTCGCGACAGCTTGGCTCAGGAGACTCCGTGATGAACGCGCGCGAGCGAATCGCGGATGCCTGGAACGCCACCTCCGCGGCAGCCTATGTGCAGGATTTCCGCCTCCGTTATCGGGCCCACAGCCGCCGCTTGTGGGACCGCTACTATAAGCTGGAACCGCGCGAACGCCGCCTGCTGCAATTGGGGCTGGCCGCCCTCGCGATCTTTTTCGCCTACAACCTGATTTACTCACCGGTACTATCGCTTCAAGCCAGTTTGACCGATGCCATTCAGGCCCGCCAACGCGAGCTCAATGCCGTGCGCCGGATGACGGTAAACTACCAGGAGCTGCAACGCCAGGTTACCAAGCTCGAGAAGCAAACGGCCCCAGCCGGACCTGATTTCGCTCTTTCTTCGGTGTTAACCCAGGCGCTGGGCGCAGCGATCGGAAGCACGAAAATTGGTGGAGTCGACGCGCAGCCGCCTAAAAAGATTTCTCCGCAATTCAGTCAATACGAAGTCGCGCTGCGCCTAAGCGGCGTTTCGCTGGCGCAACTGGTCGATGGTTTGTATGCCATCAAGAGTCTTAAAGTACCCGTGGTGGTTTCCGGCCTTACGATCAAGAAGCAACTCGACCAACATGACGCCTACGACGTCGATCTAACCTGTCAATCTTTGGCGCGTAATGGCTGAGTTCAGCGAACTAAGGACGCTGGAGTTTTGGCGACAACATCCCTTGCCCTTGGCCTATGTCGCCACCGGCGTGTTTCTCTTCCTGCTATTTGTAATCGGCGGCTTCCCCTACGACCGCGCGCTGAGCGGATCGCTGGCGCCAATGGGCCTGGATCTTTCGTACAGCGATCAGCATCTCCGCTTTCCCATTGGCGCGGTGTTGGAAAACGTACGTCTGCGCGATGCGTCGGGCAGGCAAAACCAGCCTTTGTTCGCCGGTGAAGAAGTCGCGCTGGCGCCCGGTCTTGGAACATTGTTGGGTCGCCCCAGCTTGAACTTGAAGGCGGATGCCTATGAAGGAGTAATCACGGTCTCGCTGGGCCAGTCCAAAAGCCTGACCATGGTAAACTTCACGCTGGATCGGATTAATTTGGCGCAGTATCCAATCCCCATCAAAATACGGCTGAGTATCCGTGGCCTGCTCTCCGCGGCGGGTGCGCTGGAAATCAATGACTCAACCCGGGTAACGCAAAGCGGAAACATTCACCTGATGGTGCGTAGCCTATCAATTGGGATGGGGCCGGGCTTGCCCCACCTGATGCTTGCTACCGTGCGGGGCAGCGCGCGTATCGATCATGGCGTGATCTGGATTCAACAGCTCACTGGAAACGGGCCTGATTTGAGCCTGGATCTGACCGGCTCGATTCGGCTGGGCCCAAATACCGCGCAAACCGTGATGAACCTCAGCGGCCATCTGCATCCTACCGCCGCCGGTCGCGCTCACTTGGGATTTCTGCTCAATTTCCTACCCCATCCGCCCGATTTTCGTCCCTACACAATCCGCGGTTCGATGGCCTCGCCGGTGCTGGGTTAGGTCGGGGCGGGAAGGTGCGCCAGAAAATCTACCACCGCCTGCTTGAAGCCACGATCGGTAAGCGCGTTCATATGATGGCGCCGGGGCAGAATACAAGTCTCGGCATGTGGGATAAGCGCACGCCAAGCCTCCAAATCGTGCACGAACGGATCGTTTTCGCCTGCTACCAATAGCACGGGCATCGCCAGCCCGCGGACGCCTTGCTTATCGACCCCTGCCCGCGGCCGGCGCAAAAAAATTGCAATCGTTTGCGGATCGTTGCCAGTGCGCCGGCACAGCTCGCGAAACGCGCGTCCAGGATCATCCGTCGAATCATCGTTGGGGTGGATGATAGATTGAGCCAACCGCTCTGTACGCACCGGATCGCTGGGCTGGGTAATGCTGATTCCGGTTCCCCCAGCCACGACCGCCCGCACCCGTCGCGGATAGTGGACCGCCAGCCCCAGAGCCACCCATCCACCCATCGAGTATCCCACCACCCGGACTTGCGCCACCTGCAAGTGGTCCAACAGTGCAATCACGTCCTCAAG
This genomic window contains:
- a CDS encoding prepilin-type N-terminal cleavage/methylation domain-containing protein translates to MSSIADHLWRNRRGFTLIEVMVSLAVVAVGLVAMLGLQHQTLQSVIRANQLTTAALLAQEMMTQAELQVFPPLGNTSGDFRTLNQGQYPNYKWTESVVPSAVFPDVRTVHIVIYFGNHFSRHFDVTEMLRNPLPMQAAQ
- a CDS encoding type II secretion system protein, with product MKSALSLPTNPSIQNVGSPRAWAKRGFTLFEIAVVLFIIALMALLVMPSVGRFQMSRLKEEARRLAGRSQFLFDQAATQKLVLRLTFNLDANTYSVTRLDPHSPNPTFVPDLDPGMGPVQLPKNVRMRDVTVQDIGTVSRGTIACNYYPEGYVDATIVHLADPAGRVYTLVFAPLTGKVAINLGDGMPGQVRKPS
- the gspM gene encoding type II secretion system protein GspM, encoding MNARERIADAWNATSAAAYVQDFRLRYRAHSRRLWDRYYKLEPRERRLLQLGLAALAIFFAYNLIYSPVLSLQASLTDAIQARQRELNAVRRMTVNYQELQRQVTKLEKQTAPAGPDFALSSVLTQALGAAIGSTKIGGVDAQPPKKISPQFSQYEVALRLSGVSLAQLVDGLYAIKSLKVPVVVSGLTIKKQLDQHDAYDVDLTCQSLARNG
- a CDS encoding type II secretion system protein GspJ; the protein is MSRQPHACHGFTLLELMLALALVAVLLTLLFGAFHAVAQSKAQAEARLTADEEGRALMWTLARELRGAVYTPMIPSHILLLGQANKQGGLPLDNLTVSTISPGHRQALSAFSAETLVTYSTVPNPQHRGWNELVRSQQSALLLGNSVATPPGVVLADNVLSLHFRYYNGSSWLESWDSTTAPPGQFLPQAVEIDLELATGSRPSHLSTMVSLPMAIIQR
- the gspK gene encoding type II secretion system minor pseudopilin GspK; amino-acid sequence: MDSLRALFALVLSALRKERHLPAILRRPRQVVRESTLCPEAQRDGQRGVALLTTLFAMVLITVMVMDFAATASHAERAAANQANSLRAYYLARSAVTIGMALLVQNARMAMASNAPQVDSFLSSWALPYPPLPIAGGWASVSIVDDARKIDINQLVGANGQVNPQYALIVGTLLDTVGAPLSLLPALIDWIDPDSVTTPGGAEADFYMQLMPPYAPRNGPMPTIGDLSMVRGVTPALFERLRNFITTAPTSQININTAPPQVLIAAAPQLAQTSGALQEIMQVRLTQPFTDPSQISQLSSVSNMASNLPSLFTVRSDYFTITGLGSFAGARTFVYATVRRNGIAPVLLLNWSED
- a CDS encoding type II secretion system protein GspG; the protein is PTTDQGLQALVAPPVQQGMTDSGTASSSSYEDGGYVQKVPLDPWGNPYFYQSDGNSYTLKSFGADGAEGGVGKNADIDASQF
- a CDS encoding alpha/beta hydrolase; the encoded protein is MAWIEKHGLKLHYLDQGAGEPVLLLHGLASHAEHSWQATSWISMLASSYRVIAPDLRGHGYSDKFESPQAYSLDWLLEDVIALLDHLQVAQVRVVGYSMGGWVALGLAVHYPRRVRAVVAGGTGISITQPSDPVRTERLAQSIIHPNDDSTDDPGRAFRELCRRTGNDPQTIAIFLRRPRAGVDKQGVRGLAMPVLLVAGENDPFVHDLEAWRALIPHAETCILPRRHHMNALTDRGFKQAVVDFLAHLPAPT
- the gspN gene encoding type II secretion system protein GspN; amino-acid sequence: MAEFSELRTLEFWRQHPLPLAYVATGVFLFLLFVIGGFPYDRALSGSLAPMGLDLSYSDQHLRFPIGAVLENVRLRDASGRQNQPLFAGEEVALAPGLGTLLGRPSLNLKADAYEGVITVSLGQSKSLTMVNFTLDRINLAQYPIPIKIRLSIRGLLSAAGALEINDSTRVTQSGNIHLMVRSLSIGMGPGLPHLMLATVRGSARIDHGVIWIQQLTGNGPDLSLDLTGSIRLGPNTAQTVMNLSGHLHPTAAGRAHLGFLLNFLPHPPDFRPYTIRGSMASPVLG
- the pilM gene encoding pilus assembly protein PilM, with protein sequence MAQRILALELVDEQVRAAAAERAWSNFAYLGAWIEPRLEGEEDLLPALLRVLDHAGRPDIVVSALSGELVAKRLLTLPFHDQRRLEQAVPFALEEHLPFSVEDAVVAYAPLARRNKETLVLAAWARSADVRTHLEFLARAGLDPKVVTLSALALSLVVRQAPNGATPSAHLLVNLDYARTSIALVDEAGIPRALRILPEGFKQSTEAEDGRGNSVVALVRQTALAESATITPVDVILSGPAATASDVQAYMGQELALPVRSVQEIEPPLLRGPGADGPATAACRAMLLGELPTDPLPVINFRRGEFAFHGRTGDLTPFYTSALLAVVLLLMAALDVSIGLISGYRQLSHLDRQILAVAEPVLHGVPAPSIERTLAARIAQSHKRLRLLGGSGNIGSPLDTLLALSRVLPARLRLDIDELTIDDTGLRITGRADSYATVDAVKRMLTEAPVLDNVQVTDERPGENSKIDFHLTATIRDSLAQETP